From a region of the Nodosilinea sp. PGN35 genome:
- a CDS encoding energy-coupling factor transporter transmembrane protein EcfT — protein sequence MDLLRSLPIGLYLEQPVTWLHRLDPRVKMAWLMSILVTPILANAYWRFGLVALLVLLTLAAWIPARVWRQQMGWLVVLSSIVMLLTFVMPDGLQVAHTPRLPTPAAMATLDDPPEVLPELPQPTAYRYVVFDWGPITVTRRSLDLGIRIGTLLFTLIYGTNLFLLTTAPEEITVALEALMAPLRWFRIPVTEIALTVTLSLRFIPLVLEEVQNLVRSVQTRAINWKKLGFRGSAQVWLAVMERLLQNLLLRAEQIAAAMEVRGFTSPNEHRVRWYQMVLRRWDWFALGLLTVFWWARVVWGGEL from the coding sequence ATGGATCTTCTTCGCTCTTTACCCATTGGCCTCTACCTAGAGCAGCCGGTCACCTGGCTGCACCGGCTTGACCCCAGGGTGAAGATGGCCTGGCTGATGAGCATTTTGGTGACGCCGATTTTGGCCAATGCCTACTGGCGGTTTGGGCTGGTGGCGCTGCTGGTGCTGCTCACCCTGGCGGCGTGGATTCCAGCGCGGGTGTGGCGGCAGCAGATGGGCTGGCTGGTGGTGCTAAGTTCCATTGTTATGCTGCTCACCTTTGTCATGCCCGATGGGCTTCAGGTGGCGCATACCCCGCGACTACCTACCCCCGCAGCTATGGCTACCCTGGACGATCCCCCGGAGGTTCTGCCGGAGCTGCCTCAGCCCACGGCGTACCGCTACGTGGTGTTTGACTGGGGGCCAATTACGGTGACGCGGCGATCGCTCGATCTGGGCATTCGCATTGGCACGCTGCTGTTTACCCTGATCTACGGCACCAACCTGTTTTTGCTCACCACCGCCCCCGAGGAGATCACCGTGGCCCTGGAGGCGCTGATGGCCCCGCTGCGGTGGTTTCGTATACCCGTTACCGAGATTGCCCTGACGGTGACCCTTTCCCTGCGGTTCATTCCGCTGGTGCTAGAGGAGGTGCAGAACTTGGTGCGATCGGTGCAGACCCGCGCCATCAACTGGAAGAAGCTGGGCTTTCGCGGCTCGGCCCAGGTGTGGCTGGCGGTGATGGAGCGGCTGCTGCAAAACCTGCTGCTGCGGGCCGAGCAGATCGCGGCAGCAATGGAGGTGCGCGGCTTCACCAGCCCCAACGAGCACCGGGTGCGCTGGTACCAGATG